In the Rhinatrema bivittatum chromosome 6, aRhiBiv1.1, whole genome shotgun sequence genome, one interval contains:
- the PRPS1 gene encoding ribose-phosphate pyrophosphokinase 1 isoform X4, translating to MSLLMSRAPISAKLVANMLSVAGADHIITMDLHASQIQGFFDIPVDNLYAEPAVLKWIRENIPEWKNCTIVSPDAGGAKRVTSIADRLNVDFALIHKERKKANEVDRMVLVGDVKDRVAILVDDMADTCGTICHAADKLLSAGATKVYAILTHGIFSGPAISRINNACFEAVVVTNTIPQEEKMKQCPKIQVIDISMILAEAIRRTHNGESVSYLFSHVPL from the exons ATGAGTTTACTCATG AGTCGAGCCCCAATTTCAGCTAAGCTGGTGGCCAATATGCTGTCTGTAGCTGGTGCAGATCATATCATCACAATGGACTTGCATGCCTCTCAGATCCAG GGCTTCTTTGATATTCCTGTGGATAACCTGTATGCAGAACCGGCTGTCTTGAAGTGGATTCGGGAAAATATTCCTGAGTGGAAGAACTGTACTATTGTCTCCCCTGATGCTGGAGGCGCAAAAAG GGTGACCTCTATTGCTGACCGGCTAAACGTGGACTTTGCCCTCATCCATAAGGAGAGGAAGAAGGCTAATGAGGTGGACCGCATGGTGCTGGTGGGAGATGTGAAGGATAGAGTAGCCATCTTGGTGGACGATATGGCAGATACGTGTGGCACCATCTGTCATGCTGCAGACAA ACTTTTATCAGCAGGTGCCACCAAAGTCTACGCCATCCTAACCCATGGAATCTTTTCTGGGCCAGCCATCTCCAGGATTAACAATGCCTGCTTTGAAGCTGTTGTAGTTACAAATACAATACCCCAAGAGGAGAAGATGAAACAGTGCCCAAAAATCCAG GTGATTGACATCTCTATGATCCTGGCAGAAGCCATCAGAAGGACGCACAATGGAGAATCTGTCTCCTACCTCTTCAGCCATGTCCCCTTGTAA
- the PRPS1 gene encoding ribose-phosphate pyrophosphokinase 1 isoform X5 has protein sequence MDFTRVTSIADRLNVDFALIHKERKKANEVDRMVLVGDVKDRVAILVDDMADTCGTICHAADKLLSAGATKVYAILTHGIFSGPAISRINNACFEAVVVTNTIPQEEKMKQCPKIQVIDISMILAEAIRRTHNGESVSYLFSHVPL, from the exons ATGGACTTTACCAGGGTGACCTCTATTGCTGACCGGCTAAACGTGGACTTTGCCCTCATCCATAAGGAGAGGAAGAAGGCTAATGAGGTGGACCGCATGGTGCTGGTGGGAGATGTGAAGGATAGAGTAGCCATCTTGGTGGACGATATGGCAGATACGTGTGGCACCATCTGTCATGCTGCAGACAA ACTTTTATCAGCAGGTGCCACCAAAGTCTACGCCATCCTAACCCATGGAATCTTTTCTGGGCCAGCCATCTCCAGGATTAACAATGCCTGCTTTGAAGCTGTTGTAGTTACAAATACAATACCCCAAGAGGAGAAGATGAAACAGTGCCCAAAAATCCAG GTGATTGACATCTCTATGATCCTGGCAGAAGCCATCAGAAGGACGCACAATGGAGAATCTGTCTCCTACCTCTTCAGCCATGTCCCCTTGTAA